A window from Sphingobium sp. EM0848 encodes these proteins:
- a CDS encoding LPS-assembly protein LptD, whose protein sequence is MQNIPFPSRFKQALAVGVAFPCLAVAPHAAAQQLNEPQTTVSAPDTPLPENDEQIGFAADALEYDNNNEIVTASGNVQLLREGNRLRADKVVWNRNTGKVEATGNVSATDPEGNIAYGDRFDVTDSLQDGMVQNMLLVLQSGGRLAAANGERRNGVYTLHRAAYTGCAVEDHKGCPKEPTWQIKAVKVVYDPTKARVKYTNASVELFGLPFIPLPAFSHPVGDNGGSGLLIPEIRYNRTNGLELALPYYMKLAPNRDLTITPHVFTNALPMMEGHYRHLWDRGAYQITGYATYGSRLDASTTSSTVDTAAAQKDFRGYLDASGGLQLTPEWSVNGSIRVVSDRTFLRRYYLGNDDRLRSTINAQRVGENSYFSIAGWAIQTLRANDSQGQTPIALPVIDYRLRMKDPWLGGVAQFQLNSLAITRTHGEDTQRAFAAFEWNLRKLTPMGQEVTFTTYLRGDVYHSSDNLLNTVASYAGDPGWKARGIAAAAIDLRWPFMGEAFGGVQRIAPRVQIVAAPKIANLSVPNEDARAIDLEDSNLFALNRFSGYDRFEDSTRVTYGLEYSLSLPNFSLESVIGQSYRLNSRESILPDGTGLSDRLSDIVGRTTIRYKDFISFTHRFRLDKDNLAIRRNEIDATIGSKKTYVMIGYLRLNRNVDLSLEDLQDREELRLGGRIQFARFWSLFGSTVIDLTDAKEDPLSSANGYQPVRHRVGVAYEDDCLTLGLTWRRDYQVLGDARKGNSFQLRLAFRNIGI, encoded by the coding sequence TTGCAGAATATCCCTTTCCCTTCGCGTTTCAAACAGGCTTTAGCCGTCGGCGTCGCCTTTCCGTGCCTTGCGGTCGCCCCCCATGCTGCCGCGCAACAGCTCAACGAGCCGCAAACGACGGTCAGCGCGCCCGATACGCCATTGCCCGAAAATGACGAGCAGATCGGTTTTGCCGCCGATGCGCTGGAATATGACAACAACAATGAAATCGTGACCGCAAGCGGCAATGTGCAATTGCTGCGTGAAGGCAATCGGTTGCGCGCCGACAAGGTGGTATGGAACCGCAATACGGGCAAGGTGGAGGCGACCGGCAATGTCTCCGCCACCGATCCCGAAGGCAATATCGCTTATGGCGACAGGTTCGACGTCACGGATTCGCTTCAGGACGGCATGGTCCAGAACATGCTGCTGGTGTTGCAATCGGGCGGACGCCTTGCCGCCGCCAATGGCGAGCGAAGGAACGGCGTCTACACGCTGCACAGGGCCGCCTATACCGGCTGCGCGGTCGAAGACCACAAGGGCTGCCCCAAGGAACCGACCTGGCAGATCAAGGCGGTGAAGGTCGTCTATGATCCGACCAAGGCCCGCGTCAAATATACCAATGCCAGCGTCGAACTGTTCGGCCTGCCGTTCATCCCGCTTCCCGCCTTTTCCCATCCGGTGGGCGACAATGGCGGCAGCGGCCTGCTGATTCCCGAGATTCGCTACAACCGCACCAACGGGCTGGAACTCGCGCTGCCTTATTATATGAAGCTTGCGCCCAATCGCGACCTGACGATCACGCCGCACGTCTTCACCAACGCATTGCCGATGATGGAAGGCCATTACCGTCATCTCTGGGACCGCGGCGCCTACCAGATCACAGGCTATGCCACCTATGGCAGCCGCCTCGACGCCAGCACCACCTCCAGCACCGTGGACACTGCGGCCGCACAGAAGGATTTCCGTGGCTATCTGGATGCCAGCGGCGGCCTGCAACTGACGCCGGAATGGAGTGTCAACGGATCGATCCGCGTCGTTTCCGACCGCACCTTCCTGCGCCGCTATTATCTCGGCAATGACGACCGGCTGCGTTCAACCATCAACGCCCAGCGGGTGGGGGAAAACAGTTACTTCTCGATCGCGGGATGGGCCATCCAGACGCTGCGCGCCAATGATTCGCAGGGACAGACACCGATCGCCCTGCCCGTGATCGACTATCGCCTGCGCATGAAGGACCCCTGGCTGGGCGGCGTCGCCCAGTTTCAGCTCAACAGCCTGGCCATCACCCGCACCCATGGAGAGGATACGCAGCGCGCCTTCGCCGCGTTCGAATGGAACCTGCGCAAGCTGACGCCAATGGGTCAGGAAGTGACCTTCACCACCTACCTGCGCGGCGACGTCTATCACAGCAGCGACAATCTGCTGAACACCGTGGCCAGCTATGCCGGCGATCCGGGCTGGAAGGCGCGCGGCATCGCGGCGGCGGCGATCGATCTGCGCTGGCCCTTCATGGGCGAGGCGTTCGGCGGCGTGCAGCGTATCGCCCCGCGCGTGCAGATCGTCGCGGCGCCCAAGATCGCCAACCTTTCCGTCCCCAATGAGGACGCCCGCGCCATCGATCTGGAGGACAGCAACCTCTTCGCGCTCAACCGTTTTTCCGGCTACGACCGATTCGAGGATTCGACCCGCGTCACCTATGGGCTGGAATATAGCCTGTCGCTCCCGAACTTCTCGCTGGAGAGCGTGATCGGGCAGAGCTATCGCCTCAACAGCCGCGAAAGCATCCTGCCCGACGGCACGGGCCTGTCGGATCGACTGTCCGACATCGTCGGACGCACCACCATCCGTTACAAGGATTTCATCAGCTTCACTCACCGCTTCCGGCTGGACAAGGACAATCTCGCCATCCGCCGGAACGAGATCGACGCGACGATCGGGAGCAAGAAAACCTATGTGATGATCGGCTATCTGCGCCTCAACCGCAATGTCGACCTCAGCCTGGAGGATTTGCAGGACCGCGAGGAACTGCGGCTGGGCGGGCGTATACAGTTTGCGCGCTTCTGGTCGCTCTTCGGTTCGACCGTCATCGACCTGACCGACGCGAAGGAAGATCCGCTGAGCAGCGCGAACGGTTATCAGCCGGTGCGGCATCGCGTGGGCGTCGCCTATGAGGATGACTGCCTGACGCTCGGCCTCACCTGGCGGCGCGACTATCAGGTGCTGGGCGACGCGCGAAAGGGCAATAGCTTCCAGCTTCGGCTGGCTTTTCGCAATATTGGCATATAA
- a CDS encoding peptidylprolyl isomerase, whose protein sequence is MQPVVFPFSRIGSMAAKGLRTLLLSSALLATGVTGAAAQTVNDDDSVATQQLNLPKDVTVFGKSDPNVRKATAIVNGRIITGTDVDQRLALIITANGGKVSDEEKERLRVQVLRNLIDETLQIQEAAANDIKVDKAEIEQSYERVAANFRQSPAQFDQYLRQQGSSAASIKRQIEGELAWSRLLRRNIQPFVNVSEDEVKAVVDRMNAAKGSDEFRIGEIYLSATPENQQQIIANARNIIEQIKQGGSFAAYARQFSEASTAAVGGDLGWVRPAQLPDELAHAAAEMQVGQIAGPISVPGGVSLIYVMDKRKVLTADPRDALLSLKQLSVSFPAGTTKEQASAKAAAFAAQTKAIKGCGLANELGAKMGADVVDNDNVKLRDLPPQLQDILLNLQVGEATPPFGSITDGVRVLVVCGRDEASSAAAPNAEQIMAQMEEERVNKRARIYLRDLRRDAVIDYN, encoded by the coding sequence ATGCAGCCTGTCGTTTTCCCGTTTTCCCGCATTGGCAGCATGGCCGCCAAGGGCCTGCGCACCCTGCTCCTGTCCTCCGCCCTTCTGGCGACAGGGGTGACTGGCGCCGCTGCCCAAACGGTCAATGACGATGACTCCGTCGCGACCCAGCAGCTCAACCTGCCCAAGGACGTCACCGTCTTCGGCAAGAGCGACCCCAATGTCCGCAAGGCAACGGCCATCGTCAACGGCCGCATCATCACCGGCACCGATGTCGACCAGCGTCTGGCGCTCATCATCACCGCCAATGGCGGCAAGGTGTCCGACGAGGAAAAGGAACGGCTGCGCGTGCAGGTGCTGCGCAACCTGATCGACGAGACGCTTCAGATTCAGGAAGCCGCCGCCAACGACATCAAGGTCGACAAGGCCGAAATCGAACAGAGCTATGAGCGGGTCGCGGCCAATTTCCGCCAGTCGCCCGCCCAGTTCGACCAATATCTGCGCCAGCAGGGGTCGTCCGCCGCCAGCATCAAGCGCCAGATCGAGGGCGAACTGGCCTGGAGCCGCCTGCTCCGCCGCAACATCCAGCCCTTCGTCAACGTGTCGGAGGATGAGGTGAAGGCGGTCGTGGATCGCATGAACGCGGCCAAGGGCAGCGACGAATTTCGCATCGGTGAAATCTACCTGTCGGCTACCCCGGAAAACCAGCAGCAGATCATCGCCAACGCGCGCAACATCATCGAACAGATCAAGCAGGGCGGCAGTTTCGCGGCCTATGCGCGGCAATTCTCCGAAGCGTCCACCGCGGCGGTCGGCGGCGATCTGGGCTGGGTCCGTCCCGCCCAGCTTCCCGACGAACTGGCCCATGCGGCGGCCGAAATGCAGGTCGGCCAGATCGCCGGTCCCATCAGCGTGCCCGGCGGCGTTTCGCTGATCTATGTCATGGACAAGCGCAAGGTGCTGACCGCCGACCCGCGCGATGCGCTGCTCAGCCTCAAGCAGTTGTCCGTCAGCTTCCCCGCCGGCACCACCAAGGAACAGGCCAGCGCGAAGGCGGCCGCCTTCGCCGCCCAGACCAAGGCGATCAAGGGCTGCGGTCTGGCCAATGAGCTGGGCGCGAAAATGGGCGCAGATGTGGTCGACAACGACAATGTGAAGCTGCGCGACCTGCCGCCGCAATTGCAGGACATCCTGCTCAACCTCCAGGTGGGTGAGGCGACGCCGCCCTTCGGCTCGATCACCGACGGCGTGCGCGTCCTGGTCGTCTGCGGCCGCGACGAAGCCAGTTCCGCCGCCGCGCCCAATGCCGAGCAGATCATGGCGCAGATGGAGGAAGAACGGGTCAACAAGCGCGCGCGCATCTATCTGCGCGACCTCCGCCGCGATGCCGTCATCGACTATAACTGA
- the pdxA gene encoding 4-hydroxythreonine-4-phosphate dehydrogenase PdxA: MPSSTITDPVDMPPFAVSLGDPAGIGPEIVAKSWVMREARGLPPFFAVGDAATLRAVWTGPVETVSSPEEAATMFDRALPCLQVADAGEIVPGMPSIDGARAAFQALEAAVGLARTGSAAGIVTAPVGKEQLYGVGFTHPGQTEFIAERCGVAPHNAVMMLAGPSLKVVPITIHIPLADVPSVLTVDLIRARAITTARGLQRNFGIGRPRLVVAGLNPHAGEGGALGREEIDIIRPAVESLQAEGYDISGPLAADTLFHARARETYDAALCMYHDQALIPIKTLNFDEGVNITLGLPIVRTSPDHGTAFGIAGKDSANPGAMMAAIKMAAEAARARLTHGC; this comes from the coding sequence ATGCCGTCATCGACTATAACTGATCCGGTGGACATGCCGCCTTTCGCCGTGTCGCTCGGCGATCCGGCAGGCATAGGCCCGGAAATCGTCGCCAAAAGCTGGGTCATGCGTGAGGCACGCGGCCTGCCGCCCTTCTTCGCGGTAGGCGACGCGGCGACGCTGCGCGCGGTCTGGACCGGCCCGGTTGAGACGGTCAGTTCGCCCGAAGAAGCCGCCACGATGTTCGACAGGGCCCTCCCCTGCCTGCAGGTCGCGGATGCCGGGGAGATCGTCCCCGGCATGCCCAGCATCGATGGGGCACGCGCGGCTTTTCAGGCGCTGGAGGCTGCGGTCGGACTCGCCCGCACCGGCTCTGCGGCAGGAATCGTCACCGCGCCAGTGGGCAAGGAACAGCTTTACGGCGTGGGCTTCACCCATCCTGGGCAAACCGAATTCATTGCCGAACGCTGCGGCGTCGCCCCGCATAATGCGGTGATGATGCTGGCCGGACCGTCGCTCAAGGTCGTGCCGATCACCATCCATATCCCGCTGGCCGATGTGCCCTCGGTCCTGACCGTAGACCTGATCCGCGCTCGCGCCATCACCACGGCCAGGGGGCTTCAGCGCAATTTCGGCATCGGCCGCCCGCGCCTGGTCGTCGCCGGCCTCAACCCCCATGCAGGCGAGGGCGGCGCACTGGGCCGGGAGGAAATCGACATCATCCGGCCCGCCGTGGAATCGCTGCAGGCGGAGGGTTATGACATCAGCGGCCCGCTCGCCGCCGACACGCTGTTCCACGCCCGCGCCCGCGAAACCTATGACGCCGCGCTCTGCATGTATCACGATCAGGCGCTGATCCCGATCAAGACGCTGAATTTCGATGAAGGCGTCAACATCACACTCGGCCTCCCCATCGTGCGCACCTCGCCCGACCATGGCACGGCCTTCGGCATAGCCGGCAAGGACAGCGCCAATCCCGGCGCGATGATGGCCGCGATCAAGATGGCCGCCGAGGCCGCCCGCGCCCGGCTCACTCATGGCTGCTGA
- the rsmA gene encoding 16S rRNA (adenine(1518)-N(6)/adenine(1519)-N(6))-dimethyltransferase RsmA has translation MAAELHPKLPPLREVIAAHGLQASKALGQNFLLDEQLLDRIAAIPGTLKDQPAFEVGPGPGGLTRAILRAGAKLVAVERDHRCLPALAELSEAFPDQLRVISGDAMQVDARTEAGEGAHIIANLPYNVGTALLIGWLSAEWTPLPWWSTLTLMFQMEVAERIVARPGGDHYGRLAVLAQWRSDARIAMKVHRSAFTPPPKVMSAVVHITPKPAPEGVQLKHLERLTAAAFGQRRKMLRQSLKGLPGALDALDAVGIDPQRRAETVSVEEFVEVARVMGRP, from the coding sequence ATGGCTGCTGAACTCCACCCCAAACTCCCGCCGCTAAGAGAAGTCATCGCCGCCCACGGGCTTCAGGCGAGCAAGGCGCTCGGACAGAATTTCCTGCTCGACGAGCAATTGCTGGACCGGATCGCCGCTATCCCCGGCACCCTGAAGGACCAGCCCGCCTTCGAAGTCGGGCCCGGTCCCGGTGGCCTGACCCGCGCGATCCTGCGTGCGGGAGCGAAGCTGGTCGCGGTTGAACGCGACCATCGCTGCCTCCCCGCCTTGGCTGAACTCTCCGAAGCCTTCCCCGATCAACTCCGCGTCATTTCCGGCGACGCCATGCAGGTCGACGCCCGCACCGAAGCGGGCGAAGGCGCGCATATCATCGCGAACCTGCCCTATAATGTCGGCACCGCGCTGCTCATCGGCTGGCTTTCGGCGGAATGGACGCCGCTCCCCTGGTGGTCGACCCTGACGCTGATGTTCCAGATGGAGGTCGCCGAACGCATCGTCGCCAGGCCCGGCGGCGACCATTATGGCCGTCTGGCCGTACTCGCCCAATGGCGCAGCGACGCCCGCATCGCGATGAAGGTGCACCGCAGCGCCTTCACCCCGCCTCCGAAGGTCATGTCGGCGGTCGTCCACATCACGCCCAAACCCGCTCCCGAAGGCGTGCAACTGAAGCATCTCGAACGGCTGACCGCCGCCGCCTTCGGCCAGCGCCGCAAGATGCTGCGTCAGAGCCTGAAGGGCCTGCCCGGTGCGCTGGATGCGCTGGATGCGGTCGGCATCGACCCGCAACGCCGCGCCGAAACCGTCAGTGTCGAGGAATTTGTCGAAGTAGCAAGGGTGATGGGGCGCCCTTAA
- a CDS encoding tetratricopeptide repeat protein, whose translation MRFTPASIALAVLLTTVSSAGLSQRPDSQISPLSIEWQKAGEAARKAGNYPAANDALESALAVDPRNRTAYIELAEVARAQGLQGKAIRLYREALTLEPNDLTALVGQGEAMVEKGAIAKAKENLAQAQSLCKSNCALVGQLAAVIAKGPPATVLSAKDKVPAPKTTETETP comes from the coding sequence ATGCGTTTTACCCCTGCTTCGATTGCCTTGGCTGTCCTGTTGACCACCGTTTCCAGCGCGGGTCTGTCGCAGCGGCCGGATTCGCAGATTTCGCCGCTGTCGATCGAATGGCAGAAGGCCGGTGAGGCAGCGCGGAAGGCGGGCAATTATCCGGCGGCGAATGACGCACTGGAAAGCGCGCTCGCGGTCGATCCGCGCAATCGCACGGCCTATATCGAACTGGCCGAAGTGGCGCGGGCGCAGGGCCTGCAGGGCAAGGCGATTCGCCTCTATCGGGAGGCGCTGACGCTGGAGCCGAATGATCTGACCGCGCTGGTCGGGCAGGGCGAAGCGATGGTCGAGAAGGGCGCGATCGCCAAGGCAAAGGAAAATCTGGCTCAGGCGCAGAGCCTGTGCAAGTCCAACTGCGCATTGGTGGGGCAACTGGCCGCCGTCATCGCGAAGGGGCCGCCCGCAACGGTGCTGAGCGCCAAGGACAAGGTGCCCGCGCCCAAGACCACGGAAACCGAGACGCCTTGA
- a CDS encoding RsmB/NOP family class I SAM-dependent RNA methyltransferase, with the protein MTPSARVQAAVELLDAIIASARDGGPAADTLIARYFKERRYAGSRDRRAVRDHVYDAVRRVAERPDSGRAAMVGLARERVELAALFDGTTHGPAPISDGEAGAPAGVVPGWIEPLLAGPVEREALLGRAPVDLRVNRLKAEPGMVAPAYPQALRLPGLPDALRLPEGAPVEQSEPWKQGLVEVQDAGSQLISAACAVQPGMTVIDLCAGAGGKTLALAAAMAGKGTLIAADTIRSRLARLDPRAERAGATFIETLLLDQGHEANALESLAGRADVVLVDAPCSGTGTWRRNPEARWRLTPARLDRLVAEQARILDFAAPLLAPGGILVYATCALTDREGRDQVRAFLARHDGWTVERIEAPMGRAHGDGLLLTPGHDGTDGFYFARLRRAA; encoded by the coding sequence ATGACCCCATCCGCTCGTGTCCAGGCTGCCGTCGAACTGCTGGACGCCATCATCGCGTCGGCACGGGATGGCGGCCCGGCGGCGGACACGCTGATCGCGCGCTATTTCAAGGAGCGGCGCTATGCCGGGTCGCGCGACCGGCGGGCGGTGCGCGACCATGTCTATGACGCGGTGCGCCGGGTCGCCGAACGGCCCGATAGTGGCCGGGCGGCGATGGTCGGTCTGGCCCGCGAGCGGGTGGAACTGGCCGCGCTGTTCGACGGAACGACGCATGGACCGGCCCCCATTTCCGATGGAGAGGCGGGCGCACCGGCCGGTGTCGTGCCGGGCTGGATCGAGCCGTTGCTGGCCGGGCCGGTGGAGCGCGAGGCGCTGTTGGGCCGTGCGCCGGTCGATCTGCGCGTCAATCGGCTGAAGGCAGAGCCGGGCATGGTGGCGCCGGCCTATCCGCAAGCCCTGCGCCTGCCCGGCCTGCCCGATGCGCTGCGCTTGCCGGAGGGCGCGCCCGTCGAACAGAGCGAGCCGTGGAAACAGGGGCTGGTCGAGGTGCAGGACGCCGGGAGCCAGCTCATTTCGGCCGCCTGCGCGGTGCAGCCGGGCATGACCGTCATCGATCTCTGCGCCGGAGCGGGCGGCAAGACCCTGGCTCTGGCGGCGGCGATGGCGGGCAAGGGCACGCTGATTGCGGCGGACACGATCCGTTCGCGGCTGGCGCGGCTCGACCCGCGCGCGGAGCGGGCGGGGGCGACCTTCATCGAGACGCTGTTGCTCGATCAGGGACATGAGGCGAATGCGCTGGAGAGTCTGGCGGGCCGTGCCGATGTGGTGCTGGTCGATGCGCCCTGTTCGGGCACCGGGACATGGCGGCGCAACCCGGAGGCGCGCTGGCGGCTGACTCCCGCGCGGCTCGACCGGCTGGTGGCGGAACAGGCGCGAATCCTTGATTTTGCGGCACCCTTGCTGGCACCGGGAGGCATATTGGTCTATGCTACCTGTGCGCTGACAGACCGGGAGGGGCGGGATCAGGTGCGGGCATTTCTGGCACGGCATGATGGATGGACCGTGGAACGGATCGAGGCGCCGATGGGTCGCGCCCATGGCGACGGGCTGCTGCTGACACCCGGCCATGACGGCACCGACGGTTTCTATTTCGCGCGCCTGCGCCGGGCCGCTTGA
- the guaB gene encoding IMP dehydrogenase, whose translation MDIRLGLTFDDVLLQPAESDVLPSQADTSTHVTREIKLNIPILSSAMDTVTEADMAIVMAQLGGIGVLHRNLSVEEQADAVRAVKRFESGMVVNPITILPSATLADAQMLMQRHKISGIPVVESSGKLVGILTNRDVRFAENPSQPVSELMTKDNLATVKAGVGQDEAMRLLHQRRIEKLLVVDDSYHCVGLITVKDIEKAVTYPQATKDASGRLRVAAASTVGDKGLERSKALIDAECDLIVIDTAHGHSKQVAVAVEAVKKLSNHVQVVAGNVATAEATKALIDAGADCVKVGIGPGSICTTRVVAGVGVPQLTAVMDSANEAAKQGVPVIADGGLRTSGDVAKALAAGAGCVMVGSLLAGTAEAPGETFLYQGRAYKSYRGMGSVGAMARGSADRYFQADIKDQMKLVPEGIEGQVPFKGPAKDVIHQLVGGVKAAMGYTGSRTIKDLQERARFVQITNAGLSESHVHDVTITREAPNYPTR comes from the coding sequence ATGGATATCCGCCTCGGCCTCACCTTCGACGACGTGCTTTTGCAGCCCGCCGAATCCGATGTGCTGCCCAGCCAGGCAGACACCAGCACCCATGTGACGCGGGAGATCAAGCTTAATATCCCGATCCTGTCGTCCGCCATGGACACGGTGACGGAGGCTGACATGGCCATCGTCATGGCGCAACTGGGCGGGATCGGCGTGCTGCACCGCAACCTGTCGGTTGAGGAGCAGGCGGACGCGGTGCGCGCGGTCAAGCGTTTCGAAAGCGGCATGGTGGTCAATCCCATCACCATCCTGCCCAGCGCCACGCTGGCCGATGCGCAGATGCTGATGCAGCGCCACAAGATCAGCGGCATTCCCGTGGTCGAATCCTCCGGCAAGCTGGTCGGCATCCTCACCAACCGCGATGTGCGCTTTGCCGAAAATCCGTCGCAGCCGGTCAGCGAGCTGATGACGAAGGACAATCTTGCCACGGTGAAGGCGGGCGTCGGCCAGGACGAGGCCATGCGCCTGCTGCACCAGCGCCGGATCGAAAAGCTGCTGGTGGTGGACGACAGCTATCATTGCGTGGGGCTCATCACCGTCAAGGATATCGAGAAGGCCGTCACCTATCCGCAGGCGACCAAGGACGCGTCGGGCCGCCTGCGCGTCGCGGCGGCGTCGACCGTGGGTGACAAGGGGCTGGAGCGCAGCAAGGCGCTGATCGACGCGGAATGCGATCTGATCGTCATCGACACTGCCCATGGTCACAGCAAGCAGGTCGCCGTCGCGGTCGAGGCGGTCAAGAAGCTGTCCAACCATGTTCAGGTGGTCGCGGGCAATGTCGCCACCGCCGAGGCCACCAAGGCGCTGATCGACGCAGGCGCGGATTGCGTGAAGGTCGGCATCGGGCCGGGGTCGATCTGCACCACCCGCGTGGTGGCGGGCGTCGGTGTGCCTCAGCTTACCGCCGTCATGGATTCGGCCAATGAAGCCGCCAAGCAGGGCGTGCCGGTGATCGCCGATGGCGGCCTGCGGACCTCGGGCGATGTGGCGAAGGCGCTGGCGGCGGGTGCCGGCTGCGTCATGGTCGGATCGCTGCTGGCGGGCACGGCGGAAGCGCCGGGCGAAACCTTCCTCTATCAGGGGCGAGCCTATAAGAGCTATCGCGGCATGGGCAGCGTCGGCGCCATGGCGCGGGGGTCTGCGGACCGCTATTTCCAGGCGGACATCAAGGACCAGATGAAGCTGGTGCCCGAGGGTATTGAGGGCCAGGTGCCGTTCAAGGGACCGGCCAAGGACGTCATCCACCAGCTGGTCGGCGGCGTGAAGGCAGCGATGGGCTATACTGGCAGCCGCACGATCAAGGATCTTCAGGAACGGGCCCGTTTCGTTCAGATCACTAATGCTGGGCTTTCGGAAAGCCATGTGCATGACGTGACGATCACCCGCGAAGCGCCCAATTATCCGACGCGCTGA
- the ftsH gene encoding ATP-dependent zinc metalloprotease FtsH, whose translation MNDEKDPQGNPWIKSAMIWAGVIVALLLFVSMFDSRTASTAGTGIAYSEFRAKVQEGQVKDVAIATDRISGTLSSGQKFSTVPVNDPGLTGLLDDYNVKYSGQAEEQPSFWMILIYQSLPFLLILGIAFFVLRQMQKSGGAGGAMGFGKSKAKLLTEKHGKVTFDDVAGIDEAREELQEIVEFLKDPSKFARLGGKIPKGALLVGSPGTGKTLLARAIAGEAGVPFFTISGSDFVEMFVGVGASRVRDMFEQAKKNAPCIVFIDEIDAVGRHRGAGLGNGNDEREQTLNQLLVEMDGFEANEGIIIVAATNRPDVLDPALLRPGRFDRQVVVPRPDIEGREKILAVHMKKVPLAPDVNPRTIARGTPGFSGADLANLVNEAALMAARRGKRLVAMDEFEAAKDKVMMGSERRSMVMTDDEKKMTAYHEAGHAIVAVHEPASDPIHKATIIPRGRALGMVMRLPERDSYSYHRDKMHANMAVAMGGRVAEEIIFGYDKVSSGASGDIQYATKLARDMVTQWGMSDKLGPLQYEEQQGETFLGYSQSQRVHMSDETAKLIDKEIRGLVEQGYSRAQEILKGHEDQLHLLANAMLEYETLSGDEIKTLLDKGEITRDDGTTIKPSVIPAVGSSIPKTRRRKGPFGDPTPAGA comes from the coding sequence ATGAACGACGAGAAAGACCCGCAGGGTAATCCCTGGATCAAGAGCGCGATGATTTGGGCCGGGGTGATTGTCGCCCTGCTCCTCTTCGTGTCGATGTTCGACAGCCGCACGGCGTCGACGGCGGGGACCGGCATTGCCTATTCGGAATTCCGCGCCAAGGTGCAGGAAGGGCAGGTCAAGGACGTCGCCATCGCCACGGACCGGATTTCCGGCACGCTGTCGAGCGGGCAGAAATTCAGCACCGTGCCCGTGAACGATCCGGGCCTGACCGGTCTGCTGGACGACTATAATGTCAAATATTCCGGCCAGGCGGAGGAGCAGCCGAGCTTCTGGATGATCCTGATCTACCAGTCGCTGCCGTTCCTGCTGATCCTGGGCATCGCCTTCTTCGTGCTGCGCCAGATGCAGAAGAGCGGCGGCGCGGGCGGCGCCATGGGCTTTGGCAAGTCCAAGGCCAAGCTGCTGACCGAAAAGCATGGCAAGGTGACCTTCGATGACGTCGCGGGCATCGATGAAGCGCGCGAGGAATTGCAGGAAATCGTCGAGTTCCTGAAGGACCCGAGCAAATTTGCGCGACTGGGCGGCAAGATCCCCAAGGGCGCGCTGCTGGTCGGCTCGCCGGGTACGGGCAAGACGCTGCTGGCCCGCGCGATCGCGGGTGAGGCGGGCGTGCCCTTCTTCACCATTTCGGGTTCGGACTTTGTCGAGATGTTCGTCGGCGTCGGCGCGAGCCGCGTGCGCGACATGTTCGAGCAGGCGAAGAAGAACGCGCCCTGCATCGTCTTCATCGACGAAATCGATGCGGTCGGCCGTCATCGTGGCGCGGGCCTGGGCAACGGCAATGACGAGCGCGAGCAGACGCTGAACCAGCTTCTGGTCGAGATGGACGGTTTCGAGGCGAATGAGGGCATCATCATCGTCGCGGCGACCAACCGTCCCGACGTGCTGGACCCTGCGCTGCTGCGTCCGGGCCGCTTTGACCGTCAGGTCGTGGTGCCGCGCCCGGATATCGAGGGCCGCGAGAAGATTCTGGCCGTGCACATGAAGAAGGTGCCGCTGGCGCCGGACGTCAATCCGCGCACTATCGCGCGCGGCACGCCCGGTTTCTCGGGTGCTGATCTGGCCAACCTCGTCAATGAGGCGGCTTTGATGGCCGCTCGCCGGGGCAAGCGTCTGGTTGCCATGGATGAGTTCGAGGCGGCCAAGGACAAGGTCATGATGGGCAGCGAGCGCCGCTCCATGGTCATGACCGACGATGAGAAGAAGATGACCGCCTATCATGAGGCGGGCCATGCCATCGTTGCGGTCCATGAACCGGCGTCCGACCCGATCCACAAGGCGACGATCATCCCGCGCGGCCGTGCGCTGGGCATGGTGATGCGCCTGCCGGAACGGGACAGCTATTCCTATCACCGCGACAAGATGCATGCGAACATGGCCGTCGCCATGGGCGGCCGCGTCGCCGAAGAGATCATCTTCGGTTACGACAAGGTGTCGTCGGGCGCTTCGGGTGATATCCAGTACGCGACCAAGCTGGCGCGCGACATGGTCACGCAATGGGGCATGTCGGACAAGCTGGGTCCGCTGCAATATGAGGAGCAGCAGGGCGAAACCTTCCTCGGCTATTCGCAGAGCCAGCGCGTCCATATGTCGGACGAGACGGCGAAGCTGATCGACAAGGAAATTCGCGGGCTGGTGGAGCAGGGCTACTCCCGCGCGCAGGAAATCCTGAAGGGCCATGAGGATCAACTGCACCTGCTCGCCAATGCGATGCTGGAATATGAGACGCTGAGTGGCGACGAGATCAAGACGCTGCTCGACAAGGGTGAGATCACCCGCGACGACGGCACGACGATCAAGCCATCGGTCATTCCGGCGGTAGGGTCCTCGATCCCCAAGACGCGGCGACGCAAGGGGCCGTTTGGCGATCCGACGCCAGCCGGGGCCTGA